From the Trichomycterus rosablanca isolate fTriRos1 unplaced genomic scaffold, fTriRos1.hap1 scaffold_178, whole genome shotgun sequence genome, one window contains:
- the LOC134305991 gene encoding aurora kinase-like: MAAKTGSLFHLSLKPLQQTLHPQSSQRCGGSVTSIVWMLYFPAVWEKERRATDRPSLMRRFLCSLCLCWPFGRVRSQTSFQDVCGGETEPEGSVDAENQIVMEGYLFRRASNVFKTWNRRWFLIQNNHLMYKKKSGNIMVVIADLRLCTAKHYKSIGRRCCFQVVSPTKIWVLQADSEENREAWIITIQNMVANTDGDRTDDSITSQSNEVVDLSPKQEGSSSSSESRGSQHTERDSLRPRSASGTSAELSLGEIVLESAAVLDSLSDASLASSVESIDGTVGGTSHIEDSPEELSTSTSCSNFIHTAGEKSTTTGKHSVQRGSAPSKECFDSLYGVGKLLGKGGCGSVFAGLRKADGKQVAIKIVLKSGCDRFITIPGEKNGLPVEVALMLMVSEPPCCEHVLELLEWFDMPECYVLILERPARCMDLFEYRRNGSLPERLAQVIMWQVVLAARHCRDRGVLHRDIKEQNLLVSFDTLEVKLIDFGCGDLLKSTPYRRFAGTILYAPPEWIEEGRYHGCAATVWSLGVLLFVLVCGELPFWNEREIAAGHLIFKAGVSKACRHLIRRCLAKDPNERPSLEMMLEHNWFSEILRN, translated from the exons ATGGCG GCAAAAACGGGGtctctcttccatctctcactgaAACCTCTTCAACAAACGCTGCATCCACAAAGCTCTCAGCGCTGTGGAGGATCCGTCACATCCATCGTGTGGATGCTTTACTTTCCTGCCGTCTGGGAGAAG GAGAGACGTGCTACCGACCGTCCTTCTCTAATGCGACGCTTTTTGTGTAGTCTATGTCTGTGCTGGCCGTTCGGTCGAGTTCGTTCTCAGACGTCTTTTCAGGATGTCTGTGGTGGCGAGACCGAACCGGAGGGCAGCGTGGACGCAGAGAACCAGATAGTTATGGAGGGATACTTGTTCAGGAGGGCCAGTAATGTCTTTAAAACATGGAACAG GCGCTGGTTCCTGATTCAGAACAACCACCTTATGTACAAGAAGAAATCCGGG AATATCATGGTGGTCATAGCTGATTTACGCCTGTGCACGGCCAAACACTACAAGAGCATTGGACGCCGTTGCTGCTTCCAGGTGGTTTCACCTACAAA gatctgGGTATTGCAGGCCGATTCAGAGGAGAATAGAGAGGCTTGGATCATAACCATTCAGAACATGGTTGCTAACACCGATGGTGACAGAACAGACGACTCCATCACTTCCCAATCAAATGAGGTGGTGGATTTGAGCCCAAAACAGGAAGGATCCAGTAGCTCCTCTGAATCACGAGGATCccaacacacagagagagactcgCTACGTCCACGATCCGCTTCTGGAACCTCAG CTGAGCTTAGTCTTGGTGAAATTGTGCTGGAATCGGCTGCTGTGTTGGATTCCCTCTCTGATGCTTCTCTAGCGAGCAGTG TCGAGAGCATTGACGGTACAGTTGGAGGGACCTCACACATCGAAGATAGCCCGGAGGAACTGAGCACCAGCACTTCCTGCAGCAACTtcatccacacag CTGGTGAGAAGAGCACGACTACAGGAAAGCACTCTGTCCAGAGAGGCAGCGCTCCTTCCAAAG AGTGCTTCGATAGCCTGTACGGAGTCGGAAAGCTTCTGGGCAAAGGAGGCTGCGGTTCTGTGTTTGCAGGACTTCGTAAGGCCGATGGAAAACAG GTTGCTATTAAGATTGTGCTGAAGAGTGGCTGTGACAGATTCATCACCATT CCTGGTGAGAAGAACGGTCTCCCTGTAGAGGTGGCGTTGATGCTGATGGTGTCCGAGCCACCTTGCTGCGAACACGTCCTGGAGCTCCTGGAATGGTTCGACATGCCCGAGTGCTACGTCTTGATCCTGGAGCGACCCGCCCGCTGCATGGACCTCTTCGAATACCGCAGGAACGGCTCACTTCCCGAACGTCTGGCTCAGGTCATCATGTGGCAGGTGGTTCTCGCCGCCCGTCATTGCCGTGATCGCGGGGTTCTCCATCGGGATATCAAGGAGCAGAACCTTCTGGTCAGTTTCGACACGTTAGAGGTCAAGCTCATAGACTTTGGCTGTGGGGACTTGCTCAAGTCGACCCCCTACAGACGTTTTGCAG gCACCATACTATACGCCCCACCTGAATGGATCGAGGAAGGTAGGTATCATGGTTGCGCTGCAACGGTGTGGAGCCTGGGcgtccttttgtttgttttagtgtGTGGAGAGCTGCCATTCTGGAATGAGAGGGAGATTGCTGCTGGACATCTGATCTTCAAAGCTGGTGTGTCTAAGG CCTGCCGTCATCTGATAAGACGCTGCCTGGCCAAGGATCCGAATGAGCGACCCAGCCTCGAGATGATGCTGGAGCACAACTGGTTTTCAGAGATCCTTAGGAACTAA